A stretch of Arthrobacter sunyaminii DNA encodes these proteins:
- a CDS encoding APC family permease has protein sequence MTKDTGTATSKAPTGLKRAIGAPLLFAFIVGDTLGAGIYTLVGTMAADVGGAIWIPLLIALVVALLTAATYAELITKYPHAGGAARYADRAFGIPYVSFLVGFLMMASGITTAAALANAFAGDYLTAIIDVPAAPAAIVFIILLTLINLRGVRESLGANLVASIIEVTGLVIVIVVAAIVFTSGNGDPSRLLEFAPDVPPLQGAFAASIVAFFSFLGFEAAANMAEEVRNPSKAYPRALFGAISTAGVVYLLIAIGAVIVLPPADLAESTGPLLDVVAASGVGIPPGVFSIIALIAISNGALLFMVMASRVGYGLAEAELLPRAFSRVLPGRRTPWVSIVVIAGLTIVLTLTGNVATLAETTVLLLLLVFLSANVSVLVLKKDKVDHDHFTAPRILPVLAIIASIALLTQQSATIWLSAAVYVVIGSLLFLAARAGRKHQERVDAR, from the coding sequence ATGACGAAAGATACCGGCACAGCCACCTCCAAAGCACCAACCGGGCTGAAGCGGGCAATTGGTGCGCCGCTGCTGTTCGCGTTTATTGTGGGCGACACCCTCGGCGCCGGCATTTACACCCTGGTGGGTACCATGGCCGCCGATGTCGGCGGCGCAATCTGGATACCCCTGCTGATTGCGCTGGTCGTTGCTCTGCTCACCGCCGCGACGTACGCGGAGCTGATCACCAAATATCCCCACGCCGGCGGTGCCGCGCGTTACGCCGACCGGGCTTTCGGCATCCCCTATGTGTCATTCCTCGTCGGCTTCCTGATGATGGCCTCAGGAATCACCACAGCCGCTGCCCTTGCTAACGCTTTCGCGGGCGATTATTTGACAGCGATCATCGATGTTCCGGCCGCCCCTGCAGCAATCGTGTTCATCATCCTGCTGACCCTGATCAATCTTCGCGGCGTCCGGGAGTCCCTCGGGGCGAACCTCGTGGCCTCAATCATCGAGGTAACCGGTCTCGTCATTGTCATCGTTGTCGCCGCCATCGTCTTCACCTCCGGCAACGGAGACCCCTCCCGCCTCCTTGAGTTCGCACCGGACGTACCGCCCCTCCAAGGCGCCTTCGCCGCATCGATTGTCGCCTTCTTCTCTTTCCTCGGTTTCGAGGCCGCAGCCAACATGGCCGAGGAAGTACGCAACCCGTCCAAGGCCTACCCCCGCGCCTTGTTCGGCGCCATCAGCACCGCCGGGGTCGTCTATCTCCTCATCGCCATCGGGGCGGTCATCGTCCTGCCGCCGGCTGATCTGGCCGAATCCACCGGACCTCTGCTAGATGTTGTCGCCGCGAGCGGCGTCGGAATCCCGCCGGGAGTCTTCAGCATCATCGCCCTGATCGCCATTTCCAACGGTGCACTGCTGTTCATGGTGATGGCCAGCCGTGTCGGCTACGGATTAGCCGAAGCCGAGCTGCTCCCCCGTGCCTTCAGCCGCGTGCTGCCCGGCCGCCGCACTCCCTGGGTCTCCATCGTGGTCATTGCCGGTTTGACGATCGTCCTTACCCTCACCGGAAATGTCGCCACATTGGCGGAAACCACGGTGCTGCTCCTGCTCCTGGTGTTCCTTTCTGCCAACGTCAGCGTCCTCGTCCTCAAAAAGGACAAAGTCGACCACGACCACTTCACCGCCCCCCGCATCCTGCCGGTCCTCGCGATCATCGCGAGCATCGCACTCCTCACCCAGCAGTCCGCGACCATCTGGCTCAGCGCCGCCGTGTATGTAGTGATCGGTTCCCTGTTGTTCCTCGCGGCCCGGGCCGGACGTAAACACCAGGAGCGAGTGGACGCCCGCTAA
- a CDS encoding MFS transporter, translating into MSAASTITPKQFKDAKKAVISSSIGAALEWFDIIVYATFATVIAKNFFPDSDPVFALILTFATFAISYLIRPLGGLVLGSYADRKGRKSALSLTLLLMMVGTLIMAVAPTYAQVGMWGGVIILLSRLIQGFSAGGEFGTATAFLIETAPHKKAFYSSWQVASQGASMLLASAFGFALTEGLSEEALNSWGWRVPFFVGLLIGPVGLYIRARLSETEDFIHSEKESSPVKTLIVNHYGRLLAGSAVIGVATISVYMILYMPTFAVTNLEIPATAAYLGGVVAGIVTLVGVPFVGHLADRVGPAKVMTYAAIGALLLAWPLFQLLVTNPTVPTLVMVIGILGVIMAFYFGPLPALLSSMFPAAIRGTGLAVTYNVGVTLLGGIAPLVLTWLLSVTGSLSAPGLYYMAIAVISLVGLYFVRTRYGRP; encoded by the coding sequence ATGAGCGCAGCGTCAACGATAACTCCGAAGCAATTCAAAGATGCTAAGAAGGCGGTGATCAGCAGCTCGATTGGTGCCGCCCTTGAATGGTTCGACATCATCGTCTACGCAACCTTTGCAACCGTCATTGCCAAGAACTTCTTCCCGGATTCGGACCCGGTGTTCGCACTGATTCTCACCTTTGCCACTTTTGCGATTTCCTACCTGATCCGCCCGCTGGGCGGCCTGGTGCTCGGTAGTTACGCGGACCGCAAGGGGCGCAAGAGTGCACTCTCACTGACCCTGCTGCTGATGATGGTCGGCACGTTGATCATGGCAGTGGCGCCCACCTACGCCCAGGTTGGCATGTGGGGCGGGGTAATTATCCTGCTCTCACGCCTCATCCAGGGTTTCTCCGCAGGCGGCGAATTTGGCACTGCAACTGCATTTCTGATCGAGACGGCACCGCACAAGAAAGCGTTTTATTCGTCTTGGCAGGTGGCAAGCCAGGGCGCCTCAATGCTGCTGGCCTCAGCCTTTGGCTTCGCGCTGACTGAAGGACTCTCCGAAGAGGCGCTGAACAGCTGGGGCTGGCGTGTGCCGTTTTTCGTCGGCCTGCTTATTGGTCCGGTGGGACTCTACATCCGCGCCAGGCTTTCGGAGACCGAGGATTTCATTCACAGTGAAAAGGAATCTTCTCCGGTCAAGACCTTGATCGTGAACCATTATGGGCGCCTGCTTGCCGGTTCAGCTGTCATTGGTGTGGCGACAATCTCCGTTTACATGATTCTCTACATGCCCACATTTGCCGTGACAAACCTGGAAATCCCGGCAACTGCGGCATACCTCGGCGGCGTGGTTGCCGGCATTGTTACCCTCGTGGGCGTGCCGTTTGTTGGTCACCTCGCGGACCGGGTGGGACCCGCAAAGGTGATGACTTATGCGGCAATCGGTGCGCTGCTCCTGGCTTGGCCGCTTTTCCAGCTCTTGGTCACCAATCCAACGGTGCCAACACTTGTCATGGTTATCGGCATACTCGGCGTGATCATGGCGTTCTACTTTGGACCGCTTCCTGCCTTGCTCTCCTCGATGTTCCCGGCAGCGATTCGGGGAACCGGGCTGGCAGTCACGTATAACGTTGGTGTGACGTTGCTGGGGGGTATTGCACCGCTGGTGCTGACCTGGCTGTTGAGTGTCACCGGGTCGTTGAGCGCACCGGGGTTGTACTACATGGCCATCGCGGTGATTTCCCTCGTTGGCTTGTACTTCGTGAGAACTCGTTACGGCCGGCCCTAA
- the argE gene encoding acetylornithine deacetylase, whose product MSPTPSDATLEEITRLINFETVSRDSNLPLIEYVGERLKALGIESKLVHDATGQKANLLATIPAGDGTRTGGIVLSGHTDVVPVDGQDWGSDPFTPEIRDGKLYARGACDMKSFVGVVMAKLDSIVAAELSEPIHLAFSYDEEVGCIGAVGLVEAITAEGLKPRGAIVGEPTSMRVVRGHKSVNVIKVDFHGIAAHSSLTPQGVNAIAAAADFAAFVDAKAEKFAGAGASDEAFIVPYTTATVNQIQGGIAVNTIPAACTLHFEFRSIADDDPVELIEEFRAEALRIEALMKERNPKARVDFTVLAQTPGLDTPEEDSIVSLASELGGTPSPDKVTYGTEAGLFSNAGIPTVVCGPGDIAQAHAPDEFIALEQIAACESFIDNLVEALTAQSANPQPTPTGSLS is encoded by the coding sequence ATGTCACCAACACCGAGCGATGCAACGCTTGAGGAAATTACCAGGCTGATCAATTTTGAGACAGTCAGCCGGGACAGCAACCTTCCGCTGATCGAGTATGTGGGTGAGCGCCTCAAAGCCCTGGGCATCGAATCCAAGCTGGTTCACGATGCAACCGGTCAGAAGGCAAATTTGCTCGCCACCATTCCTGCGGGCGACGGCACACGGACCGGTGGCATTGTGCTTTCCGGACACACCGATGTTGTGCCCGTCGACGGACAGGACTGGGGCTCTGACCCTTTCACCCCTGAAATACGTGATGGCAAGCTTTATGCCCGCGGCGCCTGTGACATGAAATCCTTTGTTGGCGTGGTGATGGCCAAACTCGACTCCATCGTTGCTGCCGAACTCAGCGAACCCATCCATCTGGCCTTCTCCTACGATGAGGAAGTTGGCTGCATCGGTGCGGTTGGCCTGGTAGAGGCCATCACGGCCGAGGGTCTGAAGCCGCGCGGTGCCATTGTGGGGGAGCCAACCTCGATGCGCGTGGTGCGGGGGCACAAATCGGTCAATGTCATCAAGGTGGATTTTCACGGTATTGCAGCACATTCCTCACTGACCCCGCAGGGAGTCAATGCGATTGCTGCCGCCGCCGACTTTGCGGCCTTTGTTGATGCCAAGGCTGAGAAGTTCGCCGGTGCCGGTGCGTCTGATGAAGCCTTCATTGTCCCCTACACCACTGCTACGGTGAACCAAATTCAGGGCGGCATCGCGGTAAACACCATACCGGCAGCATGCACGCTTCACTTTGAATTCCGTTCCATTGCGGATGATGACCCGGTGGAACTCATTGAAGAATTCCGTGCTGAAGCGCTGCGCATTGAGGCGCTCATGAAGGAGCGGAACCCAAAAGCCCGCGTTGATTTCACGGTGCTGGCCCAGACACCGGGGCTTGATACTCCCGAGGAGGACTCCATAGTCTCCCTGGCATCCGAACTGGGTGGAACGCCAAGCCCGGATAAGGTGACCTACGGTACCGAGGCGGGACTGTTCTCGAATGCGGGCATTCCCACGGTAGTTTGCGGACCCGGCGACATTGCCCAGGCTCATGCACCTGACGAATTCATCGCACTGGAGCAGATTGCCGCGTGCGAATCATTCATCGACAACCTTGTGGAAGCACTCACCGCACAGTCTGCCAATCCTCAGCCCACGCCCACCGGGAGCCTCTCATGA
- a CDS encoding alpha/beta fold hydrolase, producing the protein MALLQFREVVERAGGPGVIYDSGRGMQDYSSALINRDAKLNMRAPKISASWLSTVTHMDFMDIDGAKIAFRVTGSGPALLAPECNYTWFPELVELMARRFTVIIASPRDFGASTRTRGPYNPDRWASDLRQVALNLGFPRFLFFGYSFTGAFGPWLAQRLAEHGSVVAVAAGGFPLLGDYGITSRDVDVQMAEMEQDESLWAQIDHRFDPVAGAIFYRELASLAPNSLVDSAPSPLYCFWGDQDHDAVGMVLPHEELADGLSRRGVPWKQYPGYDHEGLNGELQVAWPDVETWLLEQAGEQGL; encoded by the coding sequence GTGGCACTTCTCCAATTCAGGGAGGTGGTGGAACGTGCTGGTGGTCCCGGGGTCATCTATGACTCCGGCCGGGGAATGCAGGATTATTCTTCTGCCTTGATCAATCGCGATGCCAAGCTCAACATGCGTGCCCCGAAGATTTCTGCCTCCTGGTTGTCTACAGTCACTCACATGGATTTCATGGATATTGACGGGGCAAAGATAGCGTTCAGGGTCACGGGTTCCGGTCCTGCCTTGCTTGCACCGGAATGTAACTACACGTGGTTTCCCGAGTTGGTGGAACTGATGGCGCGTCGATTCACCGTCATCATTGCCTCGCCCCGCGATTTCGGAGCCAGCACGCGAACTCGTGGACCATACAATCCTGACCGCTGGGCCAGCGACTTGCGCCAAGTGGCTCTAAACCTGGGGTTTCCACGCTTCCTGTTTTTCGGTTATTCGTTCACTGGTGCATTCGGCCCTTGGCTGGCACAGCGGTTAGCCGAGCATGGGTCTGTAGTGGCCGTTGCCGCGGGTGGTTTCCCCCTGCTTGGAGACTACGGGATCACTTCCCGCGACGTTGATGTGCAGATGGCGGAAATGGAGCAGGACGAGTCCCTCTGGGCGCAGATTGATCACAGGTTCGATCCTGTGGCGGGTGCCATTTTCTACCGTGAGCTCGCCAGCCTAGCCCCGAATTCCCTGGTTGATAGTGCTCCCAGTCCGCTCTATTGCTTCTGGGGCGACCAGGATCATGATGCTGTTGGGATGGTCCTGCCTCATGAAGAGTTGGCCGACGGTTTGAGTCGGCGGGGTGTCCCGTGGAAGCAGTATCCAGGGTACGACCACGAGGGCCTCAACGGTGAGTTGCAGGTTGCATGGCCAGATGTCGAGACGTGGCTCCTGGAACAGGCCGGCGAACAGGGCCTTTGA
- a CDS encoding MmcQ/YjbR family DNA-binding protein — MTLSGARLQQIARDTAASLNDVSRGRPFTPHLDVWKVRGKVFLIVTEDDPDLQIITVKIDPPYGDALRRDHATIVPGHYLDKQHWISIGPGAGITPELIEDLIYTSYDLAGGLKPERS, encoded by the coding sequence ATGACGCTCTCCGGAGCGCGGCTGCAGCAGATTGCCCGCGACACAGCGGCATCGCTTAACGATGTGAGCCGCGGGCGTCCGTTCACCCCGCATCTGGACGTGTGGAAAGTGCGCGGCAAAGTCTTTCTCATCGTCACCGAGGACGACCCTGATCTGCAGATCATCACTGTGAAGATCGACCCGCCTTACGGTGACGCACTCCGCCGCGACCACGCGACGATCGTCCCCGGGCATTACCTCGACAAGCAGCACTGGATCTCTATTGGCCCCGGGGCCGGGATCACGCCGGAGCTGATCGAGGACCTCATCTACACCTCCTACGACCTCGCAGGTGGCCTGAAACCGGAGCGCTCGTGA
- a CDS encoding replication-associated recombination protein A produces MNDTPSLFEADDASRPLADRLRPRTLRDVVGQDHLLAPDAPIGRMVDAHRLVSMVLWGPPGCGKTTIARLLAEQTDLAFEPLSATFSGVADLRKVFSAAQRRREVGQGTMLFVDEIHRFNRAQQDSFLPYVEDGTIVLVGATTENPSFELNGALLSRTQVFVLKRLDDAALETLIARAEDLLGAPLPLTDDARQALVAMADGDGRYLLNMIEQIHDLPAPVDTAALAAAVQKRAPLYDKAQEGHYNLISALHKAMRGSDPDAALYWVARMLDGGEDPLFIARRITRFANEDVGMADPQAVQQALAAWDVYERLGSPEGELAIAQAVVYLATAPKSIGVYRGFRKARAAAKRTGSLTPPAHILNAPTRLMKDLGYGDGYQYDPDTETGFSGANYFPDGMPRETFYQPTARGYERAIAERLAHWAKLRAAAPGSSEADPPGTASNGPVT; encoded by the coding sequence GTGAACGACACACCATCCCTGTTCGAGGCCGACGACGCCTCCCGGCCTCTGGCCGACCGGCTCCGCCCCCGCACCCTGCGCGACGTCGTCGGGCAGGACCACCTGCTCGCACCTGATGCTCCGATCGGCCGGATGGTGGATGCGCACCGGCTCGTGTCCATGGTGTTGTGGGGTCCGCCGGGGTGCGGGAAGACCACGATCGCCAGGCTCCTCGCCGAGCAGACGGATCTGGCGTTCGAACCGCTCTCCGCCACCTTCTCCGGCGTCGCTGACCTCCGAAAGGTGTTCTCGGCGGCGCAGCGCCGGCGTGAGGTCGGCCAGGGCACGATGCTGTTCGTCGATGAGATTCACCGGTTCAACCGTGCCCAGCAGGACTCGTTCCTGCCTTATGTCGAAGACGGCACCATCGTCCTCGTCGGTGCGACGACGGAAAACCCGAGCTTTGAGCTCAACGGGGCGCTCCTTTCCCGAACCCAGGTCTTCGTGTTGAAACGCCTCGACGACGCCGCGCTGGAGACCCTCATCGCCCGGGCAGAGGATCTCCTCGGCGCGCCCCTGCCGCTGACAGATGATGCCCGGCAGGCGCTGGTTGCGATGGCGGACGGTGACGGCCGCTATCTGCTGAACATGATCGAACAGATCCATGACCTTCCTGCACCCGTGGACACGGCGGCGCTTGCTGCGGCGGTGCAGAAACGGGCACCGCTATATGACAAGGCGCAGGAAGGTCATTACAACCTGATCTCCGCCCTGCACAAGGCCATGCGGGGTTCGGACCCGGACGCAGCACTGTACTGGGTGGCGCGGATGCTCGACGGCGGTGAGGACCCCCTGTTCATTGCCCGCCGCATCACCCGGTTCGCGAACGAAGATGTGGGCATGGCTGACCCGCAGGCCGTGCAACAGGCCCTCGCAGCCTGGGACGTGTATGAACGCCTCGGCTCGCCCGAAGGCGAACTCGCCATCGCGCAGGCCGTCGTCTACCTCGCCACCGCACCGAAGTCCATCGGCGTGTACCGCGGGTTCCGCAAGGCGCGTGCTGCGGCGAAACGAACCGGGTCATTGACGCCGCCGGCGCACATCCTGAATGCCCCGACCCGGCTGATGAAAGACCTCGGCTACGGCGACGGCTACCAGTACGACCCCGACACCGAGACCGGATTCTCCGGTGCGAACTATTTCCCCGACGGCATGCCAAGGGAAACCTTCTACCAACCCACCGCGCGCGGGTACGAGCGGGCCATTGCCGAACGGCTGGCCCACTGGGCGAAGCTCCGAGCAGCGGCACCCGGATCCTCTGAAGCAGATCCACCCGGGACCGCGTCGAACGGGCCAGTCACCTGA
- a CDS encoding SAM-dependent methyltransferase encodes MIDDTTLQLPPLYESLTWLTPLSEERAAHLVAFLSDPAPAEVLDMGCGWGELLLRVLTSAPQARGRGVDSASASIERARQQALTRGLLNRVTFDLMPGVEAQDRPADAVICVGASQIWGPPVEDAQPLDYAAALRALRALVLPGGRLVYGEAIWSAPPHPAATAPLAGRDDEYLTSDALCEQISGAGFEVVDADHASVQEWDVFEAGYRDRFTRWLEAHDAHHPAAGQVRRQYEEQRAAYEEGYRGVLGMAYFCLRG; translated from the coding sequence GTGATCGACGACACTACGCTCCAACTGCCGCCCCTGTATGAGTCCCTGACCTGGCTCACCCCGCTTTCCGAGGAACGTGCCGCACACCTTGTAGCGTTCTTGTCCGACCCGGCGCCGGCTGAGGTTCTGGACATGGGGTGCGGATGGGGTGAACTGCTGCTTCGGGTTTTGACGTCCGCCCCGCAGGCACGGGGACGAGGAGTGGACAGTGCTTCGGCATCCATCGAACGGGCGAGGCAACAGGCATTGACTCGTGGGCTGCTCAACAGGGTGACGTTTGATTTGATGCCCGGGGTAGAAGCTCAGGATCGCCCCGCAGACGCTGTCATCTGCGTCGGCGCGAGCCAGATCTGGGGGCCGCCGGTAGAGGACGCGCAGCCGCTCGACTACGCCGCAGCCCTGCGCGCCCTTCGAGCTCTGGTGCTCCCCGGCGGCCGACTCGTCTACGGCGAGGCGATCTGGTCAGCCCCACCTCATCCGGCTGCTACGGCCCCTCTGGCTGGACGTGATGACGAGTACCTGACATCTGATGCGTTATGCGAGCAGATCAGCGGCGCTGGTTTCGAGGTGGTGGATGCCGACCATGCCAGCGTTCAGGAGTGGGACGTCTTCGAGGCCGGATATCGCGACAGGTTCACCCGTTGGCTGGAAGCACATGATGCCCACCATCCCGCCGCTGGGCAGGTCCGGCGGCAATATGAGGAACAACGCGCTGCATATGAAGAGGGCTACCGAGGCGTACTCGGGATGGCGTATTTCTGCCTAAGGGGGTAG
- a CDS encoding GNAT family N-acetyltransferase: MTELLQMSWLTTPAMVGPSIRNQLLKCWRDVSNTGGAVGFPFPPVADEQVLQSIDALVRSLDVAANRILIATLDGELAGWLLLAGNSSELTAHWARVLRVQTALDFRNCGVGRALMTEVARSAAEDLALEHLRLEVRAGMGLEGFYQSCGWREIGRWPEALRLPGGDRDEVLMALALKRNAGPAGAW; this comes from the coding sequence ATGACTGAACTGCTTCAAATGTCGTGGCTGACGACTCCGGCGATGGTCGGGCCCAGCATCCGGAATCAGCTTCTAAAATGCTGGCGGGACGTGTCCAACACCGGGGGTGCGGTGGGCTTTCCCTTCCCGCCAGTTGCGGATGAGCAAGTCTTACAGTCGATTGACGCTCTGGTTCGGTCGTTGGACGTGGCAGCAAACCGCATCCTGATCGCTACGCTGGATGGCGAGCTGGCGGGTTGGCTGCTCCTGGCTGGCAATTCGAGTGAACTCACCGCCCATTGGGCACGGGTTCTTCGGGTCCAGACAGCCCTGGATTTCCGAAACTGCGGCGTCGGGCGCGCGCTCATGACGGAGGTGGCTCGGTCAGCGGCCGAGGATCTCGCTTTGGAACACCTGCGCCTCGAAGTGCGGGCGGGTATGGGCCTTGAGGGCTTCTACCAGTCGTGCGGGTGGCGCGAAATCGGACGGTGGCCAGAAGCGCTTCGGTTACCCGGAGGAGATAGAGACGAAGTGCTTATGGCGCTGGCCTTGAAGCGCAACGCTGGACCTGCCGGTGCCTGGTAG